A genomic stretch from Antarcticibacterium flavum includes:
- a CDS encoding 3'-5' exonuclease: protein MLRKINPEHILFLDIETVPQEKHFKNLSSEKQKLWEEKSKYQRKEEFTAEEFYDRAGIWAEFGKIICISVAYLKYRDDKRILRVTTFQGPEEKLLRDFSHLLETHFYKQHHLLCAHNGKEFDFPYIARRILIHNLPLPEKLNMFGRKPWEVPHLDTLELWKFGDYKHYTSLKLLTNVLGIPSPKEDIDGSEVRDVYYIDNQLGRIINYCERDVIAIAQVILKLRQEDLLTEAEIVTV from the coding sequence ATGCTACGTAAGATCAACCCAGAACATATTCTTTTTCTTGATATTGAAACTGTCCCGCAGGAAAAGCATTTTAAAAATCTTTCTTCGGAAAAACAGAAGCTTTGGGAAGAAAAGTCCAAATACCAGCGCAAAGAGGAATTCACAGCAGAGGAATTTTACGACCGTGCCGGGATATGGGCAGAATTTGGAAAGATAATTTGTATTTCTGTTGCCTATTTAAAATACAGGGATGACAAAAGAATCTTAAGGGTCACCACCTTCCAGGGACCCGAGGAAAAATTGCTGCGTGACTTTTCGCACCTCCTGGAGACGCATTTCTATAAACAACATCATTTGCTCTGTGCCCATAACGGAAAGGAATTTGATTTCCCTTACATCGCAAGGAGAATATTGATCCATAATTTACCCCTGCCAGAAAAGCTCAACATGTTTGGACGCAAACCCTGGGAAGTACCTCATCTCGATACTTTGGAATTATGGAAGTTTGGCGATTATAAACATTATACCTCCTTAAAACTTCTAACCAATGTACTTGGAATCCCATCTCCCAAAGAGGATATTGATGGCAGTGAGGTAAGGGATGTTTATTATATCGATAATCAACTGGGAAGAATAATAAATTACTGCGAGCGGGATGTTATTGCCATCGCCCAGGTAATTTTAAAACTACGACAGGAAGATCTTCTCACAGAAGCTGAGATCGTTACCGTCTAA
- a CDS encoding serine hydrolase domain-containing protein: MKKIFKVAVIVIATLLFAALLLWALGYSYIFRGLQVVYLKGHTTAYIDDHPEFANRFIEAGEAPQPWPVHKEYSNTSSTSGLEKINKELGTVAFLIIKKDSIWYENYAEGYDENSLTNSFSMAKSITTALLGKAIKDGYIKSLDQPVKDFLPEFSSPYNTSLTVGDLSSMASGLNWNEDYYNPFAQTARAYFDSDIRQLVYNLEITSPPGKEFEYLSGNTLMLGMVLEKATGQTLSGYLSESFWKPLGMQNDALWQLDSEESGLEKAYCCIASNARDFARFGKLFKNYGRWNGKQILDSTFVATATRPRFEDSPQYGYGFWLSDYKEKETFYMRGVLGQYVIVIPEDDLIIVRLGHNLIKREESEDHAPDFFMYIDETYKMLTNAT; this comes from the coding sequence ATGAAAAAAATTTTTAAAGTCGCTGTAATAGTGATTGCAACCTTGTTGTTTGCAGCGCTGCTGTTATGGGCGCTGGGGTACTCATATATTTTCAGGGGGCTACAGGTGGTTTACTTAAAAGGTCATACCACTGCTTACATTGATGATCACCCCGAATTTGCAAATCGTTTTATTGAGGCAGGAGAGGCACCCCAGCCCTGGCCTGTGCATAAGGAGTATAGTAACACTTCCTCTACCTCAGGCCTTGAGAAAATAAACAAGGAGCTTGGGACCGTTGCATTTTTAATAATTAAAAAAGACAGCATTTGGTATGAGAATTATGCTGAAGGCTATGATGAGAATAGCCTCACCAATTCTTTTTCCATGGCAAAATCCATTACCACGGCGCTTTTAGGAAAAGCCATAAAGGATGGGTATATAAAAAGCCTGGACCAACCGGTGAAAGATTTTTTACCTGAATTTTCCTCACCTTATAATACCTCCCTCACCGTTGGAGATCTCTCTTCCATGGCTTCGGGGTTAAACTGGAATGAGGATTATTACAACCCCTTTGCCCAAACAGCAAGAGCCTATTTTGACAGCGACATTCGTCAATTGGTTTACAATCTTGAGATTACTTCCCCGCCCGGAAAGGAATTCGAATATTTAAGCGGAAATACCTTAATGCTTGGAATGGTACTGGAAAAAGCCACTGGCCAAACCCTGTCCGGTTACTTAAGTGAAAGTTTCTGGAAACCCCTGGGAATGCAAAATGATGCTCTCTGGCAGCTGGATAGTGAGGAAAGCGGACTTGAAAAAGCGTATTGCTGCATCGCCTCCAACGCGAGGGATTTCGCAAGGTTTGGAAAACTATTCAAGAATTACGGAAGATGGAATGGCAAACAAATCCTGGATTCGACTTTTGTAGCCACAGCCACTCGTCCAAGGTTTGAAGATTCCCCTCAATACGGTTATGGGTTCTGGCTAAGCGACTATAAGGAGAAAGAAACATTTTATATGAGAGGGGTCCTGGGACAATATGTAATCGTAATTCCCGAAGATGATCTTATTATTGTAAGACTGGGACATAACCTAATCAAGCGGGAAGAAAGTGAAGACCATGCGCCCGATTTTTTTATGTATATAGATGAAACCTATAAAATGCTAACCAATGCTACGTAA
- a CDS encoding methylated-DNA--[protein]-cysteine S-methyltransferase, whose translation MRFCSFFIIRLTDFRIYGDSSGIARITILDGEKFEAGEIPSELKLAVHQLDSYFKGELQEFQLKINPEGTAFQKRVWQALMEIPFGSTVSYLQLARQLGDLKAIRAVAAANGRNPLWIVVPCHRVIGTNGSLTGYAGGLWRKQWLLNHENPPLQQELF comes from the coding sequence ATAAGGTTTTGCAGCTTTTTTATTATAAGACTTACGGATTTTAGGATATACGGGGATTCTTCAGGAATTGCCAGGATCACTATCCTCGATGGTGAAAAATTCGAAGCCGGTGAAATCCCTTCAGAATTAAAACTGGCAGTCCACCAACTGGATTCTTATTTTAAAGGAGAGCTACAGGAGTTTCAGTTAAAAATAAACCCCGAAGGAACTGCTTTCCAGAAGCGGGTATGGCAAGCACTTATGGAAATTCCTTTTGGCAGTACTGTTTCTTACCTTCAGCTGGCAAGACAACTGGGAGATCTAAAAGCTATAAGGGCCGTGGCAGCTGCAAATGGTAGGAATCCCCTGTGGATCGTGGTACCCTGTCACAGGGTCATAGGAACCAATGGTTCCCTTACAGGTTATGCCGGGGGGCTGTGGAGAAAACAATGGCTGCTCAACCACGAGAATCCACCCCTGCAACAGGAACTTTTTTAA
- a CDS encoding IS1380 family transposase, with protein MKIIKSNPISAFGGANFVFDYLNKMNIDQICNDRLPPMVNQSKYSWKDIFYSLKSVYLCGGDYIEDLQAHLKPHFTNNPFVKLASPDTVLRRLSQLSEQTQSCKTKRGVVTHQYCTNSKLESLNIDILKKLGVFKSDKLTIDYDNTIIFNEKEDSKMTYKRNYGYQPGVCTINEENILYIENRNGNSDAKSFQLDTLKRVFDLLDSQKIKKVHNFRADAASYQYDVISFLQSKVDNFYIGCRNSYVEKYFSQVGQWEEMKCEDGTMEVGSIEITPFKRQSPSNKAQTYRLVVKRKPKKDRQIDLITQDIYDYRAIITNDFDLDTKGVAAFYNQRGNMERQFDILKNDFGWNNMPFSSLNKNLVFLYFTAICRNLYNKIIQHFSKTNRYLKPTYRMKKFIFRFIILPAKWIKQSRQLKLRIYSYNHYQT; from the coding sequence GTGAAGATAATAAAATCCAATCCGATCTCCGCTTTCGGAGGAGCAAATTTTGTTTTTGACTATTTGAACAAGATGAACATCGATCAAATTTGTAATGACAGGCTTCCTCCAATGGTCAATCAAAGTAAATATTCCTGGAAAGACATTTTCTATTCTTTGAAATCAGTCTACCTCTGTGGAGGAGATTATATCGAAGATTTACAAGCACATTTGAAACCCCATTTCACTAATAATCCTTTTGTAAAACTAGCAAGTCCTGACACTGTTTTAAGAAGACTATCTCAACTTTCCGAGCAAACTCAATCTTGTAAAACCAAGCGAGGTGTTGTAACTCATCAATATTGTACAAACTCAAAATTAGAAAGTCTGAATATAGATATTCTTAAAAAGCTTGGAGTTTTTAAGTCTGACAAGCTTACTATTGATTACGACAACACGATTATTTTCAATGAAAAGGAAGATAGTAAGATGACGTATAAAAGGAATTATGGATATCAGCCCGGAGTATGTACCATAAATGAAGAGAACATCCTATATATTGAAAACCGGAACGGAAACTCGGATGCAAAATCTTTTCAGCTAGACACCCTTAAAAGAGTATTTGATTTATTGGATTCCCAAAAGATCAAAAAAGTCCATAATTTCAGAGCCGATGCGGCATCATACCAATATGATGTCATTTCCTTCTTACAAAGTAAGGTTGATAATTTTTACATAGGATGCAGGAACAGCTATGTTGAAAAATATTTTTCCCAAGTTGGCCAGTGGGAAGAAATGAAGTGTGAAGATGGGACCATGGAAGTAGGATCTATTGAGATAACCCCCTTTAAACGACAGTCCCCATCAAATAAGGCACAAACATATAGACTCGTTGTAAAAAGAAAACCAAAAAAAGATAGGCAGATAGACTTGATTACTCAAGATATTTATGATTATAGAGCCATAATAACAAATGATTTTGATCTGGATACCAAAGGTGTTGCAGCGTTTTACAACCAAAGAGGAAATATGGAGCGCCAGTTTGATATACTTAAAAATGATTTTGGTTGGAACAATATGCCTTTCTCATCCTTGAACAAAAATCTTGTCTTCTTATACTTTACGGCAATATGCCGGAATCTCTACAATAAGATAATCCAGCATTTTTCTAAAACGAACAGGTATCTAAAACCCACTTACAGGATGAAAAAATTCATTTTCAGATTTATCATATTACCTGCTAAATGGATCAAACAAAGCCGCCAACTCAAATTAAGGATTTATTCATACAACCATTATCAAACATAG
- a CDS encoding CNNM domain-containing protein, translating into MGLLIFYAVISIFFSFLCSILEAVLLSITPTYIRMKTNEGKAFAQTLANLKKDIDKPLIAILTVNTVAHTVGAILVGVQAEKTFGDGGNAVGIVSAIMTLAILIISEIIPKTIGATYWQSLGNFTARTLQILIFPLKYTGILWLMLLTTKLIGKSAHVSTMSREEFIALTDTAEEEGVFAESETTVIKNLLVFKSVEAKDIMTPFSVAVTEDEKTSIEDFHRTHKNLKFSRIPVYKDKSNNITGFILKDDVLEEMIDEKGPEPLSTLKRDILITDVNKPIPELFETFIQKRAHIAVVVDEYGNTVGIVTMEDIIETLLGLEIMDESDNIEDMQVLARQNWERRARRLGLLKQNDEVPQPPKDQD; encoded by the coding sequence ATGGGATTATTAATTTTTTACGCTGTTATATCCATCTTCTTTTCGTTCCTATGTTCGATACTTGAAGCTGTATTACTAAGTATTACTCCTACTTATATTCGAATGAAAACCAATGAAGGAAAGGCATTTGCTCAAACTCTTGCCAACCTGAAAAAAGATATAGATAAACCATTGATCGCTATACTTACGGTGAATACCGTAGCTCACACTGTTGGTGCGATCCTCGTGGGAGTGCAGGCAGAGAAAACATTTGGTGACGGCGGGAATGCAGTGGGTATAGTCTCTGCCATCATGACCCTGGCAATTCTTATAATTTCTGAAATAATTCCAAAGACCATTGGCGCCACCTACTGGCAATCCCTGGGTAATTTTACGGCCAGAACTTTGCAAATACTTATTTTTCCATTGAAGTATACCGGTATTCTATGGCTTATGCTACTTACCACAAAATTAATAGGAAAGTCGGCCCACGTAAGCACAATGAGCAGGGAAGAGTTTATCGCCCTCACTGATACTGCCGAGGAAGAAGGTGTTTTTGCTGAAAGTGAAACCACCGTGATCAAAAACCTCCTGGTATTCAAATCTGTTGAGGCAAAGGATATTATGACACCTTTCTCTGTAGCAGTGACAGAAGATGAAAAAACCAGCATTGAGGATTTTCATCGCACTCATAAAAACCTGAAATTTTCCCGAATTCCTGTCTACAAAGATAAATCCAATAATATCACCGGCTTTATCCTTAAGGATGATGTGCTGGAGGAAATGATAGATGAGAAAGGTCCTGAGCCTCTAAGCACGTTGAAAAGGGATATCCTAATTACCGATGTGAACAAACCAATTCCCGAACTTTTTGAGACTTTTATTCAAAAACGGGCTCATATTGCGGTTGTGGTAGATGAATACGGCAATACTGTGGGTATAGTCACAATGGAAGATATAATTGAGACCCTTCTTGGGCTGGAGATAATGGATGAAAGTGACAATATTGAGGATATGCAGGTGCTTGCACGACAAAATTGGGAACGACGAGCTAGAAGACTCGGACTTTTAAAGCAAAACGATGAAGTACCTCAACCTCCCAAGGACCAGGATTAA
- a CDS encoding IS1182 family transposase, whose amino-acid sequence MNKKVVFKTYSQDQLSLLPPSYDDLVPKNHPVRIVNTIVDRLDISTLERSYKGGGTSSYHPRMLLKVTIYAYLRNIYSSRKIEQALQENIHFMWLSGQSKPDHNTINDFRGKRLKGIFQNIFNQVVILLAEQGVLSLKELFVDGTKIEANANRHTFVWGKSNKTSKERIKKQLKELWKYVESVYDQEQMLPNEPDFEAIDPEKVAQTIDTINQALKDKEIDKKVKQKLNYAKKNWPQNLQKYNEQEKILGTRNSYSKTDPDATFMRMKDDYMQNGQLKPGYNLQASTNNQFIVNYSLAQTTADTTTLKDHLQKHIASYGEAPQTLTADAGYGSEENYVDLEEKEVTAYVKYNYFHKEQRDKKHRENPFHPDNLFYNRETDTYYCPMGQAMNKIECYESQTKNGFKQTIHRYQAQNCLGCPLRGSCHKAKGNRTIERNHNLIRLKEKARDLLLSDEGIAHRKRRCWDVEAVFGNIKQNMGFKRFMLRGMEKVTTEIGLIAMAHNLRKFSVA is encoded by the coding sequence ATGAACAAGAAAGTTGTATTTAAGACTTACTCTCAGGACCAGTTAAGTCTTCTTCCACCCAGCTATGATGATTTAGTTCCTAAGAATCATCCTGTCCGAATTGTAAATACCATTGTTGATCGCCTTGATATCTCAACTCTAGAAAGGAGCTATAAAGGAGGTGGTACTTCCAGCTATCATCCCCGGATGTTACTAAAAGTGACCATCTATGCCTATTTGCGCAACATTTACTCCTCTCGTAAGATAGAGCAAGCCCTGCAGGAGAACATCCATTTTATGTGGCTTAGCGGACAAAGCAAACCAGATCATAACACCATCAATGATTTTAGAGGAAAACGATTAAAAGGAATTTTCCAAAACATTTTTAATCAGGTCGTCATTTTATTGGCAGAACAAGGAGTGCTTTCTCTTAAAGAACTTTTTGTTGATGGTACCAAGATAGAAGCCAATGCTAACCGCCATACCTTTGTGTGGGGCAAGTCTAACAAGACTAGCAAAGAGCGTATCAAAAAACAACTCAAAGAACTCTGGAAATATGTGGAGAGCGTTTATGACCAGGAGCAAATGTTGCCAAATGAACCAGATTTTGAAGCTATAGATCCTGAAAAAGTTGCTCAAACCATTGACACCATAAACCAGGCCCTGAAGGACAAAGAGATTGACAAGAAGGTCAAACAAAAGCTCAATTATGCCAAAAAGAACTGGCCACAGAACCTACAAAAATATAATGAGCAGGAGAAGATCCTGGGAACAAGGAACAGCTACAGCAAAACAGATCCCGATGCCACCTTTATGCGGATGAAAGATGATTATATGCAAAATGGGCAATTAAAACCCGGGTATAACTTGCAGGCTTCAACCAACAATCAGTTTATCGTTAACTACTCCTTAGCACAAACTACAGCTGACACCACCACTTTAAAAGATCACCTGCAAAAACATATTGCCTCCTATGGAGAAGCTCCTCAAACTCTTACTGCCGACGCTGGTTACGGCAGTGAAGAAAATTATGTTGATCTAGAAGAGAAAGAAGTTACTGCCTATGTGAAATACAACTACTTTCACAAAGAACAACGGGATAAAAAGCACAGAGAAAACCCTTTCCATCCAGATAACTTGTTTTACAACCGTGAAACAGATACTTATTACTGTCCAATGGGACAGGCGATGAATAAAATAGAATGCTACGAGAGTCAAACTAAGAATGGTTTTAAACAAACAATACATAGATACCAGGCTCAGAATTGCCTTGGATGCCCTCTGCGAGGCAGCTGCCACAAAGCAAAGGGGAACAGAACTATAGAACGCAATCACAACCTAATCCGCCTGAAAGAAAAAGCAAGGGATCTACTGCTCAGTGACGAAGGTATAGCACATCGCAAGCGTCGGTGCTGGGATGTAGAGGCTGTCTTTGGAAATATTAAGCAGAATATGGGCTTCAAGCGATTTATGCTCCGAGGAATGGAAAAGGTTACCACTGAGATAGGACTCATAGCAATGGCACACAACCTTAGGAAGTTCAGTGTAGCCTAA
- the hemB gene encoding porphobilinogen synthase codes for MYPLRRNRRLRTGEAIRSLVRETSITPNDFLVPLFIVEGKNIKEEIASMPNYYRYSLDLLEKEVKELWKLGLKAVLLFVKVPDELKDNAGTEAINAEGLMQRAVKTVKNAVPDMLVMTDVALDPYSSYGHDGVVADGKILNDDTTAILAEMSLSHAKAGADFVAPSDMMDGRIFEIRSLLEDEGYHDTGIMSYSAKYASAFYGPFRDALDSAPGFGDKKTYQMDPANRDEAIKETLMDIEEGADIVMVKPGLCYLDIVRDIKNTVNVPVAVYQVSGEYAMLKAAAEKGWLNHDAVMMEQLTAIKRAGANMIASYFAKDAAKLLS; via the coding sequence ATGTATCCATTAAGAAGAAACAGAAGATTAAGAACAGGAGAGGCAATAAGGTCCCTTGTAAGAGAAACCTCAATAACCCCCAATGATTTTCTTGTCCCGCTGTTCATAGTTGAAGGAAAGAATATAAAGGAAGAGATCGCTTCCATGCCTAATTATTATCGTTATAGCCTGGATCTTCTTGAAAAAGAGGTAAAAGAACTATGGAAACTTGGCCTTAAGGCTGTGCTTCTTTTTGTGAAGGTGCCAGATGAACTTAAGGATAATGCCGGTACAGAAGCTATCAATGCTGAAGGCCTTATGCAGCGAGCTGTTAAAACTGTCAAAAACGCGGTGCCAGATATGCTTGTAATGACAGATGTGGCACTTGATCCATATTCTTCTTACGGCCATGATGGTGTGGTTGCAGACGGGAAAATACTTAATGATGATACCACAGCAATCCTTGCTGAGATGTCTTTATCCCACGCAAAAGCAGGTGCCGATTTTGTTGCCCCCAGCGATATGATGGACGGTAGGATCTTTGAAATAAGGAGTCTGCTGGAAGATGAAGGGTATCACGATACAGGAATAATGAGTTACAGTGCTAAATATGCATCTGCATTTTATGGCCCCTTCAGGGATGCTTTGGATTCGGCTCCAGGGTTTGGAGATAAGAAGACCTACCAAATGGATCCCGCCAACCGGGATGAGGCTATAAAGGAAACTCTTATGGATATTGAGGAAGGCGCAGATATCGTCATGGTAAAACCCGGTTTATGCTATCTTGATATTGTAAGGGATATAAAGAACACCGTGAATGTTCCGGTAGCCGTGTACCAGGTAAGCGGGGAGTATGCCATGCTAAAAGCTGCAGCTGAAAAAGGATGGTTAAACCACGATGCCGTTATGATGGAACAGCTCACCGCCATTAAACGGGCAGGTGCAAATATGATCGCCAGCTATTTCGCAAAAGATGCCGCAAAGTTGCTATCCTAG
- a CDS encoding ribonuclease E inhibitor RraB has protein sequence MKYLNRIVISLFKSLGGNMMEKHPITHWFYFQEKKDLLKFEVHMNQIGFSTMGKDLERKSANDKFLLIVGRVEKLNEDSINFDTEDFIEIAAEYRGEYDGWETQIDN, from the coding sequence ATGAAATATCTCAACAGGATAGTAATTAGCCTCTTTAAATCCCTGGGAGGTAATATGATGGAAAAACATCCAATTACACACTGGTTTTATTTTCAGGAGAAAAAGGATTTGCTGAAATTTGAAGTCCATATGAACCAAATTGGATTCTCCACGATGGGAAAAGATTTGGAACGGAAATCTGCCAATGATAAATTTCTATTAATTGTTGGAAGGGTGGAGAAATTAAATGAGGACTCCATTAATTTCGACACCGAAGACTTCATCGAAATAGCAGCGGAATACAGGGGCGAATACGATGGCTGGGAAACACAAATTGATAATTAA
- the tnpA gene encoding IS200/IS605 family transposase: MADTYSQIYIHVVFAVKRRANMLPPEKKDEIYKYITGIVTNEGQKLIAINGMPDHIHILIGLKPTKSLSDLVRDIKANTSRFINEKKWQLHKFEWQNGFGAFSYGHSQLTRIIRYIENQEHHHRKSSFKEEYSQFLHNYNISFDPKYAFPEN, from the coding sequence ATGGCAGATACCTATTCGCAGATATATATTCATGTCGTCTTTGCAGTAAAGCGAAGAGCAAATATGCTTCCACCGGAGAAAAAGGACGAAATATATAAATACATCACCGGGATTGTAACAAACGAAGGTCAAAAATTAATTGCAATAAATGGAATGCCAGATCATATCCATATTTTAATTGGATTAAAACCTACAAAATCTTTATCTGATCTTGTGAGGGACATAAAAGCAAACACCTCCCGGTTCATAAATGAGAAAAAATGGCAGCTTCATAAGTTTGAATGGCAAAACGGTTTTGGCGCCTTTTCTTATGGCCACTCGCAACTCACCAGAATTATTCGATATATAGAAAATCAGGAACACCATCACAGGAAATCCTCTTTCAAGGAAGAATATTCTCAATTCCTCCACAACTATAATATTTCCTTTGATCCTAAATATGCCTTTCCGGAAAATTAA
- the hemF gene encoding oxygen-dependent coproporphyrinogen oxidase, translating into MKDKFYKYIEQLQDRITTALEEIDGKAKFRQDLWERTEGGGGRTRVIENGNVFEKGGVNISAVYGPLAPAMQQYFKVGEVDFFACGLSLVLHPKNPMVPTVHANWRYFEMYDKEGNTIDQWFGGGQDLTPYYLFEEDAVHFHKICKRACDTHDPDFYSRYKKQCDEYFWNSHRNEARGIGGLFFDYCKATEERSIDKWYDFVTEVGNSFLEAYLPIVERRKNMESTPHNRNWQEIRRGRYVEFNLVHDKGTLFGLKTNGRIESILMSLPPYVQWVYDHRPEPGSEEEKLITVLENPRNWL; encoded by the coding sequence ATGAAAGATAAATTCTATAAATATATAGAGCAACTGCAGGACAGAATAACTACTGCCCTTGAGGAGATAGATGGGAAAGCAAAATTTCGCCAGGATCTCTGGGAGCGGACTGAAGGTGGAGGAGGCAGGACAAGGGTCATTGAAAATGGCAATGTCTTTGAAAAAGGAGGGGTAAATATCTCTGCAGTTTATGGTCCGCTTGCTCCCGCTATGCAACAATATTTTAAGGTTGGCGAGGTAGATTTCTTTGCCTGCGGATTAAGCCTCGTCCTACATCCAAAAAACCCTATGGTACCTACCGTACATGCTAACTGGCGTTATTTTGAGATGTATGATAAAGAAGGGAATACAATAGACCAATGGTTTGGAGGCGGGCAGGACCTTACGCCTTATTATCTCTTTGAAGAAGACGCTGTTCATTTTCATAAGATTTGCAAAAGGGCTTGTGACACCCACGATCCCGATTTTTATTCACGCTATAAGAAACAATGTGATGAATATTTTTGGAATTCACACAGGAATGAAGCCCGTGGAATTGGGGGATTATTCTTTGACTATTGTAAAGCTACAGAGGAAAGAAGTATTGACAAATGGTATGATTTCGTTACCGAAGTTGGCAACAGCTTTTTAGAAGCATATCTACCCATCGTTGAAAGGAGAAAAAACATGGAATCTACTCCACATAATAGAAACTGGCAGGAAATACGACGTGGTCGATATGTTGAATTTAACCTGGTACATGATAAAGGCACCCTATTCGGATTAAAAACCAATGGCAGGATCGAGAGCATTTTAATGAGCCTTCCGCCCTACGTTCAATGGGTTTACGACCATCGCCCGGAACCTGGTAGCGAGGAAGAAAAATTAATAACGGTTCTGGAAAACCCACGAAATTGGTTATAA
- a CDS encoding DUF6973 domain-containing protein translates to MNLTNLGLLRKIAGLNAKELAGLCLVFLKYPRYLLPTYKATKRTVYISDRLYGNLHHGDNRTNAFRHALWNFLICQYCLPVAGTAEKAATWSKTITDLHERLAPNEELAKMMDLHNNRIGRDLFHRRPKEEEVIPLLQLMIKEAVKVSTVEHIEKEREKLVFIEKIEHPL, encoded by the coding sequence ATAAATCTAACTAACCTGGGCCTTTTAAGGAAAATAGCAGGCCTGAATGCAAAGGAGTTAGCAGGCCTTTGTCTTGTTTTCCTTAAGTATCCACGTTACCTTTTACCAACATATAAAGCAACCAAAAGGACGGTGTATATAAGCGACCGGCTGTATGGGAACCTTCATCACGGGGACAACAGGACAAACGCCTTTAGGCATGCGCTTTGGAATTTCCTAATTTGTCAATACTGCCTTCCGGTTGCCGGGACTGCTGAAAAGGCTGCAACCTGGAGTAAGACAATAACAGACCTCCATGAAAGACTGGCTCCAAATGAAGAACTGGCAAAGATGATGGATCTTCACAATAATAGGATAGGCAGGGATTTGTTTCATAGAAGACCGAAGGAGGAAGAAGTAATACCACTTTTGCAATTAATGATTAAAGAGGCTGTAAAAGTTTCTACAGTAGAACATATAGAAAAGGAGAGGGAAAAGCTCGTTTTCATTGAAAAAATAGAACACCCGCTATGA
- the hemE gene encoding uroporphyrinogen decarboxylase — translation MIKNDLFLRALKGETVERPPVWMMRQAGRYLPDFMKLKDQYDFFTRCRTPELATEITVMPIHQVGTDAAILFSDILVVPQAMNIEVEMKPGLGPWLPNPVRTTADVEKVIVPDVHETLGYVMEAVKMTKKELNDEVPLIGFAGSPWTILCYAVQGQGSKNFDIAKKFCFTNPAAAHTLLQKITDTTIAYLKAKVEAGVDAVQIFDSWGGMLSPEDYQTFSWKYIQQIIDALKPEIPVIAFGKGCWFALDVMARSGASALGVDWTCSPKNARYLTGGNITLQGNFDPSRLYSPPAEIKRMVNNMINEFGKDRYIVNLGHGILPDIPVENAIAFVEAVKEYKSN, via the coding sequence ATGATAAAGAACGATTTATTTTTAAGAGCATTAAAAGGAGAAACTGTTGAAAGACCCCCGGTATGGATGATGCGCCAGGCAGGCCGCTATCTGCCAGACTTCATGAAACTAAAGGATCAATATGATTTCTTTACCCGGTGCCGCACCCCGGAACTTGCTACTGAAATTACGGTTATGCCCATTCACCAGGTAGGAACAGATGCCGCAATTCTTTTTAGCGATATCCTTGTGGTTCCCCAGGCAATGAATATTGAAGTGGAAATGAAGCCCGGGCTGGGCCCATGGCTACCAAACCCCGTGCGCACCACAGCCGATGTTGAAAAGGTAATTGTTCCAGATGTGCACGAGACCCTGGGATACGTAATGGAAGCCGTAAAGATGACAAAAAAGGAACTTAATGATGAAGTGCCGCTAATTGGTTTTGCAGGTTCTCCCTGGACGATCCTTTGTTATGCGGTACAAGGCCAGGGATCCAAAAATTTTGATATCGCAAAGAAATTTTGTTTCACCAATCCCGCTGCAGCACACACATTGCTGCAAAAGATCACAGATACCACTATAGCTTACCTGAAAGCTAAAGTAGAAGCGGGAGTGGATGCCGTACAAATATTTGATTCCTGGGGAGGAATGCTTTCTCCTGAAGATTATCAAACATTTTCCTGGAAGTACATTCAGCAAATAATAGACGCATTAAAACCTGAAATCCCTGTAATAGCATTCGGAAAAGGATGTTGGTTTGCCCTGGATGTCATGGCAAGATCGGGCGCATCAGCTTTAGGAGTAGATTGGACTTGTTCTCCAAAGAATGCAAGGTACTTAACTGGAGGTAATATCACCCTTCAGGGTAATTTTGATCCGTCAAGGTTATATTCCCCGCCGGCAGAGATCAAGAGGATGGTAAATAATATGATCAATGAATTTGGAAAAGATCGTTATATAGTAAACCTGGGTCATGGGATACTGCCAGATATCCCTGTTGAAAATGCCATTGCTTTCGTGGAAGCGGTAAAGGAATATAAATCTAACTAA